A single window of Desulfovibrio sp. G11 DNA harbors:
- the gcvH gene encoding glycine cleavage system protein GcvH, with protein MKDLDQVELPENIRYTSEHVWLRMDGEAALVGISDFAQDQLGEIAFVDLPAEGAHFKAGEEFGTVESIKSVSSLYMPVSGTVRTVNSALEDAPTLVNVEPYTEGWMICITPDNPDDAAAMTDAAAYRALLADNA; from the coding sequence ATGAAAGATCTGGATCAGGTGGAATTGCCCGAAAACATCCGCTACACCAGCGAGCATGTCTGGCTGCGCATGGACGGCGAAGCGGCCCTTGTAGGCATCAGTGACTTTGCCCAGGACCAGCTCGGCGAAATCGCCTTTGTGGACCTGCCCGCCGAAGGTGCGCATTTCAAGGCGGGCGAAGAGTTCGGCACGGTGGAATCCATCAAGTCCGTCAGTTCCCTCTACATGCCTGTTTCCGGCACGGTACGCACCGTAAACAGCGCCCTTGAAGATGCGCCCACCCTTGTCAATGTGGAACCGTACACCGAGGGCTGGATGATCTGCATCACCCCCGACAACCCCGATGACGCCGCAGCCATGACGGACGCCGCAGCCTACCGGGCGCTGCTGGCTGATAACGCATAA
- a CDS encoding DMT family transporter, with translation MTDASLALSHRKDRAFARKGLTVAAINGIFFSLDSMLLKTGLGGSPFCDPLFWLLAPLFAAGCHDLAAACLSLGINTAQGKRREVFRTLRSKPGRWCILGALIGAPLGMGGFLLALALAGPAYALPITTLYPAIAAVLARVFLKERISRRTGLGLLCCVAGAAVISCAPAAAVQDSPHLYLGIAFAFVAALGWAAEGVCAASGMDFIEPGVALNVYQLVSAALYFCLIIPVAAAWLVLQGHGSVLADMAVRAVHSRELWLFFGAGWLGCLSYRCWYMAMNMIGVSRAMALNITYALWGILFSVVFMNALVTGRLLAGAGLVFCGVVFVIRSRHEGITLRHAD, from the coding sequence ATGACGGACGCATCTCTGGCGCTCAGCCACCGGAAAGATCGTGCCTTTGCCCGCAAGGGCCTGACCGTTGCCGCCATAAATGGCATCTTTTTCAGCCTCGACAGTATGCTGCTGAAAACAGGCCTTGGCGGAAGCCCTTTTTGCGATCCGTTGTTCTGGCTGCTCGCCCCCCTCTTTGCCGCGGGTTGCCACGACCTTGCGGCCGCCTGTCTTTCCCTGGGTATCAACACTGCCCAGGGAAAGCGGCGCGAGGTCTTCCGCACCCTGCGCAGCAAGCCCGGCCGCTGGTGCATACTGGGCGCGCTTATCGGCGCGCCTCTGGGCATGGGCGGTTTTCTGCTGGCTCTGGCGCTGGCCGGGCCTGCCTACGCCCTGCCCATCACAACCCTGTACCCCGCCATTGCCGCTGTGCTGGCGCGGGTGTTTCTCAAGGAGCGCATTTCACGGCGCACGGGCCTGGGCCTCCTATGCTGTGTTGCCGGAGCCGCCGTCATAAGCTGCGCCCCGGCAGCGGCTGTGCAGGACAGCCCCCATCTGTATCTGGGCATCGCCTTTGCCTTTGTGGCCGCGCTGGGCTGGGCAGCCGAAGGCGTATGCGCTGCATCAGGCATGGATTTTATTGAACCGGGCGTGGCGCTGAACGTCTATCAGCTCGTTTCCGCGGCCCTGTATTTCTGCCTCATCATCCCTGTGGCGGCCGCATGGCTTGTGCTGCAGGGGCATGGTTCCGTCCTGGCGGACATGGCAGTCCGCGCTGTGCACAGCCGTGAACTATGGCTTTTTTTCGGCGCTGGCTGGCTCGGCTGCCTGTCTTACCGCTGCTGGTACATGGCCATGAACATGATCGGCGTCAGCCGTGCCATGGCCCTGAACATCACCTACGCCCTGTGGGGCATACTGTTCAGCGTTGTTTTCATGAATGCGCTTGTGACAGGACGGCTGCTGGCAGGTGCGGGACTTGTTTTTTGCGGCGTGGTCTTTGTTATACGCAGCCGCCATGAGGGCATTACCCTGCGCCATGCAGACTGA
- a CDS encoding phospholipase D-like domain-containing protein, with product MIIGVLETLVLIGVHVLSWVAVCHALLTKHDPRAALGWTVTALLLPLVGPLLYATFGISRAESHASRMMRQQQPLEPDYAHPPFPELPPEDVPEYIISMERIGRRLTEQHLCSGNSLTPLHNGDEAYPAMLKAIREAKEQVFLCTYIFNAGKTATDFGNAMAEAAERGVDVRLLVDGIGMLYSWRKPWKKLAERGVNVAMFLPPRLFPPNFSINLRNHRKMLVCDNTAFTGGMNISDDNISAGKTKYVQDVHFHCQGPIVDQLRRAFLLNWGFCTGRYTPLPPASTLPAGESRCRIIMDGPGSEADVLNDIYCGVINAARQSVRIMTPYFLPSHGFVSALRSAAQRGVDVQVVLPAKNNLFYVHWAQFRLLPTLLEAGVRVWYQPPPFAHTKLLTVDYYYSQIGSANLDTRSLRLNFELNMEIFDTSFCGEVAGYIDQVIGKSREITAEELKNLSLPAKLRNAGCWIFSPYL from the coding sequence ATGATTATCGGAGTGTTGGAAACACTGGTTCTCATAGGCGTGCATGTGCTGTCCTGGGTTGCGGTTTGTCATGCCCTGCTTACCAAGCATGACCCGCGGGCGGCTTTGGGCTGGACGGTGACGGCCCTGCTGTTGCCCCTTGTGGGACCGTTGCTGTACGCCACATTCGGCATCAGCAGGGCAGAAAGTCATGCCAGCCGCATGATGCGTCAGCAGCAACCTCTTGAGCCGGATTATGCTCACCCTCCTTTTCCCGAACTGCCGCCGGAGGACGTGCCCGAGTACATCATCAGCATGGAGCGCATCGGCCGCCGCCTGACAGAGCAGCACCTGTGCAGTGGTAATTCCCTGACTCCTCTGCACAATGGCGACGAAGCCTATCCTGCCATGCTCAAGGCCATACGCGAGGCCAAGGAGCAGGTTTTTCTCTGCACCTACATCTTTAATGCAGGCAAAACCGCTACGGATTTCGGCAATGCCATGGCCGAAGCCGCAGAGCGCGGGGTTGACGTGCGCTTGCTGGTGGACGGTATCGGCATGCTTTACTCCTGGCGCAAGCCCTGGAAAAAACTGGCTGAGCGTGGAGTAAACGTAGCCATGTTTCTTCCGCCGCGCCTGTTTCCGCCAAATTTCAGCATCAATCTGCGCAACCACCGCAAGATGCTTGTCTGCGACAATACTGCCTTTACCGGTGGCATGAATATTTCAGACGACAATATTTCCGCCGGAAAGACCAAGTATGTACAGGACGTGCACTTCCACTGTCAGGGGCCCATTGTGGACCAGTTGCGGCGGGCCTTTCTGCTCAACTGGGGGTTCTGCACAGGCAGGTATACCCCCCTGCCTCCGGCCAGCACCCTGCCCGCCGGTGAAAGCCGCTGCCGCATTATTATGGATGGGCCGGGTTCCGAAGCCGATGTACTTAACGATATTTACTGCGGCGTGATCAACGCGGCCCGTCAGTCCGTGCGTATAATGACGCCCTATTTTCTGCCGTCGCACGGTTTTGTGTCGGCCCTGCGTAGTGCGGCTCAGCGCGGCGTGGATGTGCAGGTGGTGCTTCCGGCCAAGAACAACCTTTTTTACGTTCACTGGGCGCAGTTCCGCCTGCTGCCCACCCTGCTTGAGGCGGGCGTGCGCGTCTGGTATCAGCCACCACCCTTTGCGCACACCAAGCTGCTTACTGTCGACTATTACTACAGCCAGATAGGTTCGGCCAATCTGGATACACGCAGCCTGCGGCTCAATTTTGAACTGAATATGGAAATATTCGACACGAGTTTTTGCGGGGAGGTCGCGGGCTACATTGATCAGGTCATCGGCAAAAGCAGGGAAATTACGGCAGAAGAACTGAAAAACCTGTCCCTGCCCGCGAAGCTGCGCAATGCGGGCTGCTGGATATTCTCTCCCTATCTGTAA
- a CDS encoding 7TM-DISM domain-containing protein: protein MTHPHSGPCSGQGLFCAFAPRFCILLLCLACCWLLSPVAALRAAPTEAMLMPAPANPQKSMIPPVLLTPSAPLLPRLQYFIDHTGTMDVEEVAAPANASAFQPLQMKDLPRSAGIMWLRFILAPLPQGVKPGAMLLDMGASVPDGPVLYEPHTNLLTDAVEWREITPSQRDVLLLPEAGSEPLTCYIRLDGLPGLWFEPMLRTPQDAANNWGSLAGTAAVLALAVVMLLCLLRGLSERGQWRIWTALYVAAALAQAIMGMPAYGSGHITLMEAAAVLSPGVALMLLPHVGRHLLRTKGRSRLLDMQFVLLSLPGAVLALLPLLPGFGWLIRYLALWPLCTLIFVPSAVGGAVMGLGGARRFLLGCLLPPAFVAAGVLGLDSGYAANLMASAPLWGTALSALIIAGTGAPRDMAHDDAARGDRKKEKSLPGLDSLASLSAGNGAGKAVGHKNAGTSLSMDGGVINLDQPLDDPNLRLLPPAPGPDNSRPDNFGLGGWNSADGNAPLGAALPDEAAWPQGSAPAARAATAMQHSPAGADPCLWENVLRPPLERLLREGAALGNCALPPAVRQYAENMLEAAADMAHALDNPGKGLDQSRIGETRSSFNLQHMVREAHDAVSAAAENAGIGLAWYMPPLLGHMYEGQAQALRETLSLLLESAVRATSRGAVHLSVRRVPESADPGHLLFTVTDSGTGIPPRNRSTLALARAWELAGTNNCYLNVECAPQGTSISFTLRLKPLEHDAADAEDLRPHVAVVADRAVERQGLAHMVAAMGLSSTEARTMREALELNRENPALLLVAHAPMDGPAEYAMLERFKQQAAEAGLPLCKALAVTSDDSRWDALADTGYTHALLEPVDKAVFVATVHEILEEAGIAVPDAGQDADSHDAPSDPDHTLAEGGAQVPAGPENVAPSTVLGTGLLLQAQGADAPSSPLPDLFGTDQAWPVNNDAAPRLPDLTALPQILGLADQLGGNSPALPDSPGTTATANAAVSPEAADDTVDKTADLHAAVLAADAGVLLPHVPPMHEHSVPDTLDQPLAQEVPDLFGVAAGQESAPETAREHAPAYGLDSAADTPAQVDMRADGQDATDVMPSAELLAVDDAVAPSLVEQSSDTPEGENTTDAPGDAAEFIASAGLEGPAWGGQAPSGVEARPDDGGADNAAAPDQEEEPLAVADSAAAPDAAGTGPGMVQDVSDVEAQEDPQASVSEEPERQEEQEEAEEVEGPRKAELFASAGDAAVAEQPQPAEGSAPPPSEAAAVQAADVPAFIEDNGEQQGGSHTEKAAVDGHAEGTGADVPAAATLAAAVSGSGTQAGQPVISVRGRIGEAVLRPVNAPRPDVSVVAASGGLSGLSGLPGLSGAPAAGSFPEEKTSPTPDMPEGTVLAKKDPAEEARKPEGYLDATYPGPVDAVPHDKLDWGGEWVGEPMPVGTPVSSGRPARANDTPLPAAAGGYVSPSLAGPGEWVGEPMPIDRNAIKEARPEPAVARSMPAASERRAIPWPGDAPAGQNAAAVNRSSKPSSNQREMPRTATGRLILKLLGSTADTPPLVENAQEQPRRSSEASRPQGGDTSFRPAAAGRNITDEASIVDFIAGATSPSGGNAPMPGVDASEAAVQAAPTPVAAYAAPAMSPVQTQRPQQDETLLRLVERLDAAMEDAQRAYKGHNCPAVAEASGRIANESGGFGFRVLARMARCVERAARANDMSALRDLLPELAVAVERNRIALNPHHQGR, encoded by the coding sequence ATGACACATCCCCATTCCGGCCCCTGCTCCGGGCAAGGTCTTTTTTGCGCTTTCGCCCCGCGCTTTTGCATCCTGCTATTGTGCCTGGCGTGCTGCTGGCTCCTGTCGCCCGTGGCCGCGCTCAGGGCTGCGCCCACCGAGGCCATGCTCATGCCCGCTCCGGCAAATCCGCAAAAGAGCATGATTCCCCCGGTTCTGCTTACGCCGAGCGCTCCCTTGTTGCCCCGGCTTCAGTATTTCATCGATCATACCGGAACTATGGATGTGGAAGAGGTGGCCGCCCCGGCCAATGCCAGCGCTTTTCAGCCGTTGCAGATGAAAGACCTGCCGCGTTCCGCGGGCATCATGTGGCTGCGTTTTATCCTGGCCCCCCTGCCTCAGGGGGTAAAGCCCGGAGCCATGCTGCTTGATATGGGAGCCAGCGTGCCTGACGGCCCGGTTCTTTACGAGCCGCACACAAACCTTCTGACCGATGCCGTGGAATGGCGCGAAATAACCCCCAGCCAGCGTGATGTTCTTTTGTTGCCCGAGGCGGGGAGTGAGCCGCTCACCTGCTATATCCGTCTTGACGGGTTGCCCGGTCTGTGGTTTGAGCCGATGCTGCGCACCCCGCAGGATGCCGCCAACAACTGGGGCAGTCTGGCGGGGACGGCGGCAGTGCTGGCTCTGGCCGTGGTCATGCTGCTCTGTCTTTTGCGCGGTCTTTCCGAACGGGGGCAGTGGCGCATATGGACGGCACTTTATGTGGCCGCGGCACTGGCGCAGGCCATCATGGGCATGCCCGCCTACGGCTCTGGCCATATAACCCTTATGGAGGCCGCCGCGGTGCTCAGCCCCGGCGTGGCCCTCATGCTGCTGCCGCATGTGGGCCGCCACCTGTTGCGCACCAAGGGGCGGTCGCGCCTGCTGGATATGCAGTTTGTGCTGCTTTCGCTGCCGGGGGCGGTTCTGGCCCTGCTGCCCCTGCTGCCGGGTTTTGGCTGGCTTATACGCTACCTTGCCCTGTGGCCGCTGTGTACGCTCATATTCGTCCCCAGCGCGGTCGGAGGGGCTGTTATGGGCCTTGGGGGCGCCCGGCGCTTTCTTCTGGGCTGCCTGCTGCCCCCGGCTTTTGTGGCTGCCGGAGTTCTCGGTCTGGACAGCGGCTATGCGGCCAACCTTATGGCTTCTGCCCCCCTGTGGGGAACGGCCCTGAGCGCTCTGATCATTGCGGGAACCGGGGCTCCGCGCGACATGGCCCACGATGATGCCGCGCGCGGCGACAGGAAAAAAGAAAAATCCCTGCCTGGTCTGGACAGTCTTGCTTCGCTTTCTGCCGGCAACGGGGCGGGCAAGGCCGTGGGCCACAAGAACGCGGGAACCTCTCTTTCTATGGACGGCGGTGTCATCAATCTTGACCAGCCTCTGGATGACCCGAATCTGCGTCTGCTGCCGCCTGCTCCCGGGCCGGATAATTCCCGACCGGATAATTTCGGCTTGGGCGGCTGGAACAGTGCTGACGGTAACGCTCCTCTGGGCGCGGCACTCCCTGATGAAGCGGCCTGGCCGCAAGGTTCCGCCCCTGCTGCCCGCGCTGCAACAGCGATGCAGCATTCTCCGGCAGGGGCAGATCCCTGCCTGTGGGAAAATGTGTTGCGTCCGCCGCTGGAACGGCTGCTGCGTGAAGGAGCGGCCCTCGGCAATTGCGCCCTGCCCCCGGCGGTGCGGCAGTATGCCGAGAACATGCTTGAGGCCGCCGCCGATATGGCCCACGCACTGGACAATCCCGGCAAGGGGCTTGATCAGAGCCGTATAGGCGAAACCCGCAGTTCGTTCAATCTGCAGCATATGGTGCGTGAGGCGCACGATGCCGTCAGCGCCGCTGCCGAGAATGCGGGCATCGGCCTTGCATGGTATATGCCCCCCTTGCTGGGACACATGTACGAGGGCCAGGCACAGGCCCTGCGCGAAACCCTCAGCCTTCTGCTGGAAAGCGCCGTGCGGGCCACATCGCGCGGAGCCGTGCATCTCTCGGTACGGCGTGTGCCGGAAAGTGCCGACCCCGGGCACCTGCTTTTTACGGTGACCGATTCAGGAACCGGCATTCCGCCGCGCAACCGCTCCACCCTTGCTCTGGCACGGGCCTGGGAACTGGCCGGGACCAACAACTGTTACCTGAATGTGGAATGTGCCCCCCAGGGAACGAGCATTTCCTTTACCCTGCGCCTTAAACCGCTGGAGCATGATGCCGCTGACGCTGAGGATCTGCGCCCCCATGTGGCCGTTGTGGCGGACAGAGCCGTGGAACGCCAGGGGCTTGCCCATATGGTGGCGGCTATGGGGCTGTCGAGCACAGAGGCCCGCACCATGCGTGAAGCCCTGGAACTGAACAGGGAAAATCCCGCCCTGCTGCTTGTGGCGCATGCGCCTATGGACGGTCCGGCGGAATATGCCATGCTTGAACGCTTCAAACAGCAGGCTGCCGAGGCCGGTTTGCCACTCTGCAAGGCTTTGGCCGTCACATCTGACGACAGCCGGTGGGACGCCCTGGCCGATACCGGTTATACACATGCCCTGCTGGAACCTGTCGACAAGGCCGTTTTCGTCGCTACTGTGCATGAAATTCTGGAAGAAGCGGGCATTGCTGTGCCGGATGCCGGGCAGGATGCGGACAGTCATGATGCCCCGTCCGACCCCGACCATACTCTTGCAGAGGGCGGAGCACAGGTCCCTGCTGGTCCGGAGAATGTGGCCCCTTCAACCGTCCTGGGTACGGGCCTGCTGCTGCAAGCACAGGGAGCGGACGCTCCTTCTTCGCCCCTACCTGATCTTTTTGGCACGGATCAGGCGTGGCCCGTCAACAATGACGCCGCCCCGCGTCTGCCTGACCTCACGGCCCTGCCGCAGATCCTGGGCCTTGCCGACCAGTTGGGCGGAAACAGCCCGGCCTTGCCCGACAGCCCCGGCACCACTGCCACAGCCAATGCTGCGGTTTCGCCCGAGGCCGCGGATGATACTGTGGATAAAACAGCTGACCTCCATGCAGCCGTGCTGGCCGCGGATGCCGGAGTACTTTTGCCTCATGTGCCGCCTATGCACGAGCATTCTGTGCCCGATACACTTGACCAGCCCCTTGCACAGGAAGTGCCGGATCTTTTCGGCGTTGCTGCCGGACAGGAAAGCGCACCGGAGACTGCGCGGGAACATGCCCCGGCGTACGGGCTGGATAGCGCTGCAGACACGCCCGCACAGGTAGATATGCGTGCAGATGGCCAGGACGCTACAGACGTTATGCCGTCCGCAGAGTTGCTGGCGGTGGATGATGCCGTAGCGCCGTCTCTTGTGGAGCAATCCTCGGACACTCCGGAAGGGGAAAATACGACTGACGCGCCCGGCGATGCCGCTGAATTTATTGCCTCTGCCGGGCTGGAAGGCCCCGCGTGGGGCGGCCAGGCTCCATCCGGGGTCGAGGCCAGGCCCGATGACGGTGGGGCAGACAATGCCGCTGCCCCGGATCAGGAAGAAGAACCCCTGGCCGTTGCGGATAGTGCGGCTGCGCCGGACGCAGCCGGAACCGGTCCGGGCATGGTGCAGGATGTTTCTGACGTGGAGGCGCAAGAAGACCCGCAGGCTTCTGTGTCAGAAGAGCCGGAGAGGCAGGAAGAGCAGGAAGAAGCGGAAGAAGTTGAAGGGCCGCGAAAAGCGGAGCTTTTCGCTTCCGCAGGCGATGCTGCCGTTGCAGAACAGCCTCAGCCCGCAGAGGGCAGTGCGCCCCCGCCTTCTGAAGCCGCCGCCGTGCAGGCCGCTGATGTGCCTGCTTTCATTGAAGACAACGGCGAACAGCAGGGTGGCAGTCATACAGAAAAAGCCGCTGTCGACGGGCATGCGGAAGGCACCGGGGCAGATGTCCCCGCGGCGGCTACGCTTGCCGCTGCCGTGAGCGGTTCCGGCACGCAGGCTGGGCAGCCTGTTATCAGTGTCCGGGGCAGGATTGGCGAGGCCGTTCTCAGGCCGGTCAATGCGCCGCGTCCCGATGTTTCTGTTGTTGCGGCGAGCGGCGGTCTGTCCGGTCTATCCGGCCTGCCCGGTTTGTCCGGCGCACCGGCCGCCGGGTCTTTCCCCGAAGAAAAAACTTCGCCCACGCCGGACATGCCCGAGGGCACGGTTCTGGCGAAAAAAGATCCCGCTGAGGAAGCCCGCAAGCCGGAGGGGTATCTGGATGCCACATATCCTGGCCCGGTAGATGCGGTACCGCACGATAAGCTTGACTGGGGCGGCGAATGGGTTGGTGAGCCTATGCCTGTGGGTACGCCCGTATCTTCGGGCAGGCCCGCCCGGGCAAACGATACGCCCCTGCCCGCAGCAGCTGGCGGTTATGTCAGCCCGAGCCTTGCGGGTCCGGGGGAATGGGTTGGTGAACCCATGCCCATAGACAGAAACGCCATAAAAGAGGCAAGGCCCGAGCCTGCCGTTGCCCGGTCGATGCCCGCGGCGTCTGAAAGGCGCGCCATTCCCTGGCCGGGAGATGCACCTGCGGGGCAGAACGCTGCTGCCGTAAACCGGAGCAGCAAACCCTCTTCGAATCAGCGTGAAATGCCGCGTACAGCCACCGGCAGATTGATACTCAAGCTGCTGGGCAGCACGGCCGATACCCCGCCGCTTGTGGAAAACGCGCAAGAGCAGCCACGGCGAAGCAGTGAGGCCTCCCGCCCGCAAGGCGGCGATACGTCCTTCAGGCCTGCCGCTGCAGGGCGCAACATCACGGACGAGGCGTCCATCGTGGACTTCATCGCAGGGGCAACGTCACCCTCCGGCGGCAATGCCCCGATGCCCGGTGTGGACGCTTCCGAAGCTGCCGTACAGGCCGCTCCCACCCCGGTTGCCGCATATGCCGCCCCGGCCATGTCGCCTGTGCAGACCCAGCGGCCCCAGCAGGACGAAACGCTTTTGCGCCTGGTGGAGCGTCTGGACGCTGCCATGGAAGATGCGCAGCGGGCTTACAAGGGGCATAACTGCCCTGCCGTGGCAGAGGCATCAGGACGTATCGCCAATGAATCTGGCGGGTTTGGTTTCCGTGTGCTGGCGCGCATGGCCCGTTGTGTGGAACGCGCCGCCCGGGCCAATGACATGAGCGCTCTGCGCGATCTGCTGCCGGAACTGGCCGTGGCTGTAGAGCGCAACCGCATTGCGCTCAATCCGCACCATCAGGGCAGGTAG
- a CDS encoding tetratricopeptide repeat protein, whose protein sequence is MARRKSRSKGSPAPKQAQSPSIEQDTREKRPPKQAAAPSAAPAAQQEAAPQGTVRKGVFVMGVIIALVLGLYLGSLIPSLMHDSAPGSAPAPQAQAPAAQAPDGMRSAPQAGMPQVSPELAARIGELEKAVLENPRDASRWAGLGNLYFDTGQAQKAVSAYERSLALEPGNAHVITDLGIMQRELGQFENAVASFRKAAALQPDLENAIFNEGVVLYYDLKRKDEAEAAWKRLLRVNPDARAPDGQPVSELIQHLH, encoded by the coding sequence ATGGCCCGTCGTAAAAGCAGAAGCAAAGGTTCGCCCGCTCCGAAGCAGGCCCAGTCCCCATCCATCGAACAGGATACGCGCGAAAAGCGCCCCCCGAAACAGGCCGCTGCCCCGTCGGCCGCTCCTGCTGCCCAGCAGGAGGCCGCACCCCAGGGTACGGTACGCAAGGGCGTTTTTGTCATGGGAGTGATCATCGCCCTTGTGCTTGGCCTGTACCTGGGCAGCCTTATTCCGTCCCTGATGCACGATTCAGCCCCCGGCTCCGCGCCTGCGCCACAGGCGCAGGCTCCGGCAGCGCAGGCCCCCGACGGCATGCGCTCTGCCCCGCAGGCGGGTATGCCGCAGGTTTCACCGGAACTGGCGGCGCGCATCGGCGAACTGGAAAAGGCTGTGCTGGAAAACCCCCGGGATGCCTCCCGCTGGGCTGGTCTGGGCAATCTGTATTTTGATACCGGGCAGGCCCAGAAGGCGGTGTCCGCCTATGAACGGTCCCTGGCCCTTGAACCGGGCAATGCTCATGTGATCACTGATCTCGGTATTATGCAGCGTGAGCTGGGGCAATTTGAAAATGCCGTGGCAAGCTTCCGTAAGGCCGCAGCGCTTCAGCCTGACCTTGAAAACGCCATTTTCAATGAAGGTGTGGTGCTGTATTACGACCTCAAGCGCAAGGACGAAGCCGAGGCGGCCTGGAAGCGGCTTTTGCGCGTCAATCCTGACGCCCGCGCGCCTGACGGCCAGCCTGTTTCCGAGCTTATACAGCACCTGCATTAG
- a CDS encoding tetratricopeptide repeat protein, whose amino-acid sequence MTDSSKRNTSSRALIILLGLGLVVMLAVSLKERFESPGLTEQRQPRAAAAQDSEAQQIGKLMRQVAENPNDGTAMVHLVEHLIGAQNWEAAETFAQRAVTLDTGNSKPLYLLGVIMHNQGRNKEAAEALEKVLAIKDEASVRYSLGVLYIHYLEDPAKGVEHLSAGLHDANAPEELKKAIMQELEKTPLPKQPDQPGKAAPADKAKGKAAAPAKTQ is encoded by the coding sequence ATGACTGATAGTTCAAAGCGCAATACTTCATCCCGCGCGCTCATTATCCTGCTGGGCCTGGGCCTGGTGGTCATGCTGGCCGTATCGCTCAAGGAGCGCTTTGAAAGCCCCGGGCTTACGGAGCAGCGGCAGCCTCGCGCGGCAGCCGCTCAGGACAGCGAGGCGCAGCAGATAGGCAAGCTCATGCGGCAGGTGGCTGAAAATCCTAATGACGGCACGGCCATGGTTCACCTTGTGGAGCACCTTATCGGCGCACAGAACTGGGAGGCCGCAGAAACTTTTGCCCAACGGGCCGTAACTCTTGATACGGGCAATTCAAAGCCGTTGTATCTGCTTGGCGTCATCATGCACAATCAGGGCCGCAACAAGGAAGCCGCCGAGGCTCTTGAAAAAGTGCTGGCTATCAAGGATGAGGCTTCGGTGCGCTACAGCCTTGGGGTGCTCTATATCCATTACCTCGAGGACCCTGCCAAGGGCGTGGAACACCTGAGCGCGGGGCTGCATGATGCCAACGCACCGGAAGAGCTGAAAAAAGCCATTATGCAGGAACTGGAAAAAACGCCACTTCCGAAGCAGCCGGATCAGCCGGGCAAGGCGGCTCCTGCGGACAAGGCAAAAGGCAAGGCGGCTGCTCCCGCGAAAACGCAGTAA
- a CDS encoding CcmD family protein, whose translation MDTLTWIIMANAAVWIGLGAYLAFMGARQRSLAARLAQWEILNND comes from the coding sequence ATGGATACCCTGACCTGGATAATCATGGCCAATGCCGCCGTCTGGATCGGCCTTGGCGCTTACCTGGCCTTCATGGGCGCGCGCCAGCGTTCCCTTGCAGCACGCCTGGCCCAATGGGAGATTCTCAACAATGACTGA
- a CDS encoding cytochrome c biogenesis protein: protein MPKLSALPQLLVFLGGLAFAACQWLIYAYAPVEQTLGLAQKIFYIHLPLAWWALMSFLAVFAGSVAYLWRRNPAADRLCAAAAEVGVLLSGLALVTGMLWARRSWGVWWTWDPRLTTTLIMWFVYAGYLVLRGLDLPPQRRNMVCAVVGVVAFLDVPLVFLSARIWRSIHPSVFASKEGGLEPEMRLTVIACVLSFGLLWAGLVWLRKRQLDLAARLDRLQQSHCTPEGL, encoded by the coding sequence ATGCCCAAGCTTTCGGCGCTGCCGCAACTGCTGGTATTTCTGGGTGGCCTGGCTTTTGCCGCCTGCCAGTGGCTCATTTATGCCTATGCCCCGGTGGAGCAGACCCTGGGGCTGGCGCAGAAAATTTTTTACATCCACCTTCCGCTGGCGTGGTGGGCGCTCATGAGCTTTCTGGCGGTCTTTGCCGGTTCCGTTGCCTACCTGTGGCGGCGTAATCCCGCCGCCGACCGCCTGTGCGCCGCCGCCGCCGAAGTGGGCGTGCTGTTGAGCGGCCTGGCCCTTGTGACGGGCATGCTGTGGGCGCGCCGCTCCTGGGGCGTCTGGTGGACGTGGGACCCGAGACTCACGACAACGCTGATCATGTGGTTCGTCTACGCGGGCTATCTGGTCTTGCGCGGGCTGGATCTGCCGCCGCAGCGCCGCAATATGGTCTGCGCGGTGGTGGGCGTGGTGGCTTTTCTGGATGTGCCGCTGGTTTTTTTATCCGCGCGCATATGGCGCTCCATCCATCCTTCTGTGTTTGCCAGCAAGGAAGGCGGCCTTGAGCCGGAGATGCGCCTTACCGTCATAGCCTGTGTGCTTTCGTTCGGCCTGTTATGGGCGGGATTGGTGTGGCTGCGCAAGCGTCAGCTTGATCTGGCCGCCCGCCTGGACAGGCTGCAGCAGAGCCACTGTACGCCGGAAGGTCTGTAA